From Acinetobacter lwoffii, a single genomic window includes:
- a CDS encoding bile acid:sodium symporter family protein — translation MLKFLALDRFTILLFVMVLLASVLPVSGKAAEVFGWVTTGAIAILFFLHGAKLSREAVVQGIMHWKLHTLVFALTFALFPILGLLAKPILLPMLGQELYWGFLFMCFLPSTVQSSIAFTSVAHGNVAGAVCSASFSNLIGMFITPLLVAFFILGQSDHGFDPTSSIIQITLLLLVPFILGQILRPWIYPQMMKMPKIVKVFDQGSILLVVYGAFSSAVVAGLWNEVSLSTLLLLLLACSVLLTIVMLLSLYIPRWLGFSRADQKTAFFCGSKKTLASGVPMAQILFIGQPLGMIVLPIMIFHQIQLMVCGIIANLWAKEAGSEAEE, via the coding sequence ATGCTTAAGTTCTTGGCATTGGATCGGTTTACGATACTGTTGTTTGTGATGGTTTTGCTGGCCAGTGTGTTGCCAGTTTCGGGGAAGGCGGCTGAAGTCTTTGGCTGGGTGACGACAGGAGCGATCGCCATCCTGTTTTTCCTGCACGGCGCCAAACTGTCTCGTGAAGCTGTGGTGCAAGGCATTATGCACTGGAAATTGCATACTTTAGTTTTTGCGCTAACTTTTGCCCTGTTTCCGATTCTCGGGCTTTTGGCCAAGCCGATTTTATTACCCATGCTCGGACAGGAACTATATTGGGGTTTCCTGTTTATGTGTTTCCTGCCATCCACCGTGCAGTCCTCGATCGCCTTTACTTCAGTGGCTCATGGCAATGTCGCCGGGGCGGTATGTAGTGCCTCTTTTTCCAATCTGATCGGTATGTTTATTACCCCATTATTGGTGGCATTTTTTATTCTCGGTCAATCTGATCATGGTTTTGATCCGACTTCTTCGATTATCCAGATTACACTGCTGCTCTTGGTACCGTTTATTTTAGGACAGATTCTGCGTCCATGGATCTATCCGCAAATGATGAAAATGCCAAAAATCGTCAAGGTCTTCGATCAAGGCTCGATTTTACTGGTGGTGTATGGCGCTTTTAGTAGCGCCGTAGTGGCTGGTCTGTGGAATGAAGTGAGCCTGAGTACCTTGTTGCTGCTATTGCTGGCTTGCTCGGTGTTACTCACCATTGTGATGTTATTATCACTTTATATTCCACGCTGGCTGGGCTTCAGCCGCGCTGACCAGAAAACGGCATTCTTTTGTGGTTCTAAAAAAACCCTGGCCAGTGGAGTACCGATGGCGCAAATTTTATTTATTGGCCAGCCGCTGGGCATGATTGTCCTGCCGATCATGATTTTCCATCAGATTCAGTTGATGGTCTGCGGGATTATTGCCAATCTGTGGGCCAAAGAGGCTGGATCAGAAGCTGAAGAATAA
- the rpmE gene encoding 50S ribosomal protein L31 — protein sequence MRADIHPKYETLVATCSCGNVIETRSALGKETLYLDVCSACHPFYTGKQKNVDTGGRIDKFKQRFAGMSRSVKR from the coding sequence ATGCGCGCCGATATTCACCCAAAATATGAAACTTTAGTTGCTACTTGTTCATGTGGTAACGTAATCGAAACTCGTTCAGCTCTTGGTAAAGAAACTCTTTATCTAGACGTATGTTCAGCTTGCCACCCATTCTACACTGGTAAGCAAAAGAACGTTGACACTGGCGGTCGTATCGACAAGTTCAAACAACGTTTTGCTGGTATGTCACGTTCTGTTAAACGTTAA
- a CDS encoding EAL domain-containing protein, with amino-acid sequence MGSIEVRNPLLSKKLKRTETRLLIIDDNQIRYNQIRDLLTSHDYQVDAVLLDDLQSFEKQLNFNWDLIIFGRAYDLKYEQALSLVRLSQQPNLPMILLKPDDYQAEQYAQYIRKGVYDILNFDYLERFYVGLVRALSFSRLSQSQQHLMTELETAQIQAQSLVDDSNRAVATIQEGIHIQANADYLKLFGLQNEDEIIGLPLLDLLQPSDLNDFKTRFKKISQGQFDLGRVEIQSLNPHVSASNPLKLEFLPSTAEEDAVQISIDTQSQTVFSEKTPGKPSVFQSLKRELNKQSAPVNALVTFSLSAYDPEVLQSDWATFNGYFDAVKEFLKEQTHIPLFKLEYDVVVGLFQADSKAILESKLISLNALGKPQLITVGPKSFPLNLRLGYVMLEQGLQDEMQCNTLIGQAFSTSLPQAEAVPEFKLDIPASLSSPVAVEMPSIDFSVAETPVASPTLAAVSPAVTSIPSATPSILKALSECLERGEIHLKYQQLYDKEDTRLYTYEVTSGFIFENKWQDISSLLELHEDDELSIKLDRWILVEASKQLHNFITQYPDASLIVNLNRAVLFKDRTFPEFISKLITIIRSKVKHPLILQFSEEDILLNQQDAQKYLRVLYEHGALIALRDFGQSMYSQNLLRELELDGVSLHSNLTNMLNKDTEIEQLQEKITSYNEIKPLNILIRELNDMTLFANAWNVDARFIQGNYFQKKLDHLIDVQDH; translated from the coding sequence ATGGGAAGCATTGAAGTGAGAAATCCATTATTGTCTAAAAAGTTAAAACGTACTGAAACACGTTTACTGATTATTGATGATAATCAAATTAGATATAACCAAATCCGTGATCTGCTGACCAGTCATGATTATCAGGTGGATGCTGTCCTGCTGGATGATCTGCAATCTTTTGAAAAACAATTAAATTTCAACTGGGATCTGATTATTTTTGGACGTGCCTACGACCTGAAATATGAACAGGCCTTAAGTTTGGTGCGCCTTTCGCAGCAACCTAATCTGCCGATGATTTTGCTTAAACCGGATGATTACCAGGCTGAACAATATGCGCAATATATCCGTAAAGGGGTATATGACATTCTCAATTTTGACTACCTGGAACGCTTTTATGTGGGACTGGTCCGAGCATTGTCATTTAGCCGTTTGTCACAGTCTCAGCAACATTTAATGACTGAGCTGGAAACAGCACAAATTCAGGCACAATCTTTAGTAGACGACAGCAACCGTGCTGTTGCCACCATTCAGGAAGGGATTCATATTCAGGCCAATGCGGACTACCTGAAACTGTTTGGCTTGCAAAATGAAGATGAGATTATTGGCCTACCGCTTCTGGATCTGCTCCAGCCTTCAGATTTGAATGATTTTAAAACGCGTTTCAAAAAGATTTCTCAGGGTCAATTTGATTTAGGTCGGGTCGAGATCCAGTCTCTGAATCCGCATGTGTCCGCATCTAATCCATTAAAACTGGAATTCTTGCCTTCAACGGCTGAAGAAGATGCGGTACAAATTAGCATTGATACTCAATCTCAAACGGTTTTTTCCGAGAAAACTCCTGGAAAACCAAGTGTTTTTCAGTCACTTAAACGTGAACTGAACAAGCAGTCTGCACCGGTGAATGCCTTAGTCACTTTCTCTTTAAGTGCATATGACCCGGAAGTTCTACAATCTGACTGGGCCACTTTTAATGGGTACTTTGATGCAGTCAAAGAATTCCTCAAGGAACAGACCCATATTCCCCTGTTTAAACTGGAATATGATGTCGTTGTCGGTCTGTTTCAGGCAGACTCTAAAGCAATTCTTGAATCCAAACTGATCAGTTTAAATGCCTTAGGCAAACCGCAACTCATTACAGTGGGACCAAAGTCATTCCCTCTAAATTTGCGCTTGGGCTATGTCATGCTTGAACAGGGTTTGCAAGATGAAATGCAATGCAATACGCTGATTGGACAAGCATTCTCGACATCTTTACCTCAAGCAGAAGCTGTACCTGAATTTAAACTTGATATTCCTGCGTCACTGAGCAGTCCGGTTGCGGTAGAAATGCCAAGTATAGATTTCAGTGTTGCTGAAACACCAGTTGCCAGCCCAACATTGGCAGCCGTCAGTCCAGCAGTCACGTCTATTCCTAGCGCTACACCTTCTATTTTGAAAGCCTTAAGTGAATGTCTGGAACGTGGGGAGATCCATTTAAAATATCAACAACTCTATGATAAAGAAGATACGCGTTTATATACCTATGAAGTGACCAGTGGCTTTATTTTTGAGAATAAATGGCAGGATATTTCTAGCCTTTTAGAACTTCATGAAGATGATGAACTGTCCATTAAACTGGATCGCTGGATTCTGGTTGAAGCCAGTAAACAGCTACACAACTTTATTACCCAGTATCCTGATGCAAGCTTAATTGTCAATTTGAACCGTGCCGTACTATTTAAAGACCGCACCTTCCCGGAATTTATTTCCAAGCTGATTACGATTATTCGCAGTAAAGTGAAGCATCCGCTAATCTTGCAATTCTCAGAAGAAGATATTTTACTGAATCAACAAGATGCACAAAAATATCTACGCGTGCTGTATGAACATGGCGCACTGATTGCACTGCGTGATTTTGGTCAATCCATGTACAGTCAAAATTTACTGCGCGAACTTGAACTGGATGGTGTCAGCTTACATTCAAACTTAACCAATATGCTCAATAAAGATACCGAGATTGAGCAACTACAGGAAAAAATTACCAGCTATAATGAAATCAAGCCACTCAACATTCTGATTCGTGAATTAAATGATATGACACTGTTCGCGAATGCCTGGAACGTGGATGCCCGCTTTATTCAGGGGAATTATTTCCAGAAAAAACTCGATCATTTGATTGATGTACAAGATCACTAA
- the epmB gene encoding EF-P beta-lysylation protein EpmB, with product MTNYLYQEQNWQSQLSDLLTDPRELLEVLQLAPEQLLSGAILASEQFKLRVPRAFVGKMQVGNPLDPLLLQVLPHHLELEEHPGFVTDPLGEEQANQQPGVLHKYKSRFLLTLTGACAVHCRYCFRRHFPYQENLPKNEDWINIKQYLESQPDINEVILSGGDPLTLSNRKLKTWIERLESVPHLKFLRIHSRVPIVIPNRVDEELLSMLKNSRLRIILVVHSNHASELDDFTCKRLNQLVQQQITVLNQAVLLNGVNDSAQVLVDLSYRLFDAGVMPYYLHVLDKVKGAHHFDLAPDHINEIYTEVLANLPGYLVPKLVREIAGEKNKTPLFGVSTFLS from the coding sequence ATGACGAACTATTTATATCAAGAACAAAACTGGCAATCACAGCTCAGCGACCTGCTCACTGATCCCCGCGAACTGCTTGAAGTACTGCAACTTGCACCAGAGCAACTGCTCTCAGGTGCCATTTTAGCTTCTGAACAGTTTAAGTTGCGTGTGCCGCGTGCTTTTGTCGGCAAAATGCAGGTCGGAAACCCTTTAGACCCATTGCTTTTACAAGTGCTACCCCATCACTTGGAACTGGAAGAACATCCAGGATTTGTTACCGACCCCTTGGGCGAAGAACAGGCCAATCAGCAACCCGGCGTACTGCACAAATATAAATCCCGTTTCTTGCTGACACTGACTGGTGCCTGTGCTGTACATTGCCGTTATTGTTTCCGCCGGCATTTCCCCTATCAGGAAAATCTGCCTAAAAATGAAGACTGGATAAATATCAAGCAATATCTGGAAAGCCAGCCTGATATTAATGAAGTGATTCTGAGTGGCGGTGATCCACTAACCTTATCGAACCGGAAATTAAAAACCTGGATTGAACGATTAGAATCAGTACCACATCTCAAATTCTTAAGAATACATTCACGAGTTCCTATTGTGATCCCCAACCGAGTCGACGAAGAGCTACTTAGCATGTTAAAAAACAGTAGGCTACGTATTATTCTGGTGGTACACTCAAACCATGCATCGGAGCTGGATGACTTCACTTGCAAGCGTTTAAACCAACTGGTTCAACAGCAGATCACCGTTCTGAATCAGGCGGTTTTATTAAACGGGGTGAATGATTCTGCTCAGGTTTTAGTAGATTTAAGCTATCGCTTGTTTGATGCCGGGGTCATGCCTTATTATTTACATGTACTTGATAAAGTAAAAGGTGCGCATCATTTTGATTTAGCGCCTGACCATATTAATGAGATTTATACAGAAGTTTTAGCGAACCTGCCGGGGTATTTGGTTCCTAAACTGGTTCGAGAAATAGCGGGCGAGAAGAATAAGACACCGCTTTTTGGGGTTTCAACATTTTTGAGTTAA
- the efp gene encoding elongation factor P has product MAYYSTNDFKSGLKVMLDGNPCSIMENEYVKPGKGQAFNRVKLRNLKSGKVLEKTFKSGENLEAADIVEVEMEYLYNDGEMWNFMDPVTFEQIAADKTAMSDAAKWLKDDSNEKCTIMLFNGVPLNVTPPNFVVLKIVETDPGVRGDTSGGGGKPAKLETGAVVRVPLFVQQEESVRVDTRTGDYLERA; this is encoded by the coding sequence ATGGCCTATTATTCTACGAATGATTTCAAGTCAGGCCTTAAGGTTATGCTTGATGGCAACCCATGTTCAATCATGGAAAACGAATACGTAAAACCAGGTAAAGGCCAAGCTTTTAACCGCGTAAAATTACGTAACCTTAAATCAGGTAAAGTTCTGGAAAAAACTTTCAAATCAGGCGAGAACCTAGAAGCGGCTGATATCGTTGAAGTAGAAATGGAATACTTGTACAACGATGGCGAAATGTGGAACTTCATGGATCCTGTTACCTTTGAACAGATCGCAGCTGATAAAACAGCAATGAGCGATGCTGCAAAATGGTTAAAAGACGATTCAAATGAAAAATGTACCATCATGTTGTTCAATGGCGTGCCTTTAAACGTGACTCCACCGAACTTCGTCGTACTTAAAATCGTTGAAACTGATCCAGGTGTTCGTGGTGATACTTCTGGCGGTGGCGGTAAGCCAGCGAAACTTGAAACAGGTGCTGTAGTACGTGTTCCATTATTCGTACAGCAAGAAGAAAGCGTTCGTGTAGATACCCGTACTGGTGACTATTTAGAACGTGCATAA